A portion of the Streptococcus sp. Marseille-Q6470 genome contains these proteins:
- a CDS encoding GNAT family N-acetyltransferase, whose amino-acid sequence MELRRPTLADKEAVLNMMAEFEKSQSAHDGGFWDAENFDYENWLETNLNKEMGIKLPKNRVPSIQFVLFDKSDHALGFLNLRLRLNEGLLNHAGHIGYSIRPSERGKGYAKESLRQGLQIAKEKNIKRALVTCSTENQASRAVILANGGQLEDVRNGTERYWIDLE is encoded by the coding sequence ATGGAATTACGCAGACCGACATTGGCAGATAAAGAAGCTGTATTAAACATGATGGCAGAGTTTGAAAAGAGCCAATCAGCCCACGATGGCGGATTTTGGGATGCTGAGAACTTTGATTATGAGAATTGGCTAGAAACTAACCTTAATAAAGAAATGGGAATAAAATTGCCTAAAAATCGTGTTCCATCAATTCAGTTCGTATTGTTTGATAAATCAGATCATGCTTTAGGTTTTTTAAATTTACGGCTGAGACTAAATGAGGGATTGCTGAATCATGCTGGCCATATTGGCTACTCCATCCGTCCCTCTGAAAGGGGCAAAGGCTACGCCAAAGAATCCCTCCGACAAGGTCTACAAATTGCCAAGGAAAAGAATATCAAACGAGCGCTTGTGACATGTAGCACGGAAAATCAGGCCAGCAGAGCTGTTATCTTAGCCAATGGAGGCCAATTGGAGGATGTTCGAAATGGAACGGAGCGCTATTGGATAGACTTGGAGTAG
- the nrdD gene encoding anaerobic ribonucleoside-triphosphate reductase — MIVLEEKAVPDPTLFVEKRDGRRVIFDVDKIDKALHKAAEKVMDVTPLVEKRLSTLVERIVEEIHSRFPQGVKIYEIQNIVEHELLEAKEYALAEEYITYRTQRDFERSKATDINFSIHKLLNKDQAVVNENANKDSDVFNTQRDLTAGIVGKSIGLQMLPKHVANAHQKGDIHYHDLDYSPYTPMTNCCLIDFKGMLENGFKIGNAEVESPKSIQTATAQISQIIANVASSQYGGCSADRIDEVLAPYAEKNYQKHLKDAEEWVLPDKREEYAWKKTQKDIYDAMQSLEYEINTLFTSNGQTPFTSLGFGLGTNRFEREIQKAILNIRIKGLGSEHRTAIFPKLIFTLKRGLNLEEGSPNYDIKQLALECATKRMYPDVLSYDKIVELTGSFKVPMGCRSFLQGWKDENGVEVNSGRMNLGVVTVNLPRIALESEGDLNKFWEIFNERMNIAEDALVYRVERTKEATPANAPILYQYGAFGRRLGKEESVDQLFKNRRATISLGYIGLYEVATVFFGNDWETNPEAKEFTLDIIRDMKRRVEEWSDQYGYHFSIYSTPSESLTDRFCRLDTEKFGSIPDITDKEYYTNSFHYDVRKNPTPFEKLDFEKVYPEAGASGGFIHYCEYPVLQQNPKALEAVWDYAYDRVGYLGTNTPIDRCYKCDFEGDFEPTERGFACPNCGNNDPKTVDVVKRTCGYLGNPQARPMVNGRHKEIAARVKHMNGSTIKTAGHEVRN; from the coding sequence ATGATTGTATTGGAAGAGAAGGCTGTCCCTGATCCGACTTTATTCGTTGAAAAGCGTGACGGCAGACGTGTAATTTTTGATGTAGACAAGATTGACAAAGCGCTTCATAAGGCTGCTGAAAAGGTGATGGATGTAACCCCTTTGGTTGAAAAGCGACTTAGTACCCTAGTTGAACGTATCGTTGAAGAGATTCATAGCCGTTTCCCGCAAGGTGTAAAAATCTACGAAATCCAAAATATCGTAGAACACGAGTTGTTGGAAGCTAAAGAATACGCTTTGGCCGAGGAGTATATTACTTATCGGACCCAGCGTGATTTTGAGCGCTCAAAAGCAACAGATATTAACTTCAGCATCCATAAACTGCTCAATAAAGATCAGGCGGTTGTCAATGAAAATGCCAATAAGGATAGTGATGTTTTTAATACCCAGCGTGATTTGACGGCAGGAATTGTTGGAAAATCAATCGGACTTCAAATGCTTCCTAAACATGTGGCAAATGCCCATCAAAAAGGGGATATCCACTATCACGATTTGGACTATAGCCCCTACACCCCTATGACTAACTGCTGTTTGATTGATTTCAAGGGCATGTTGGAAAATGGTTTTAAGATTGGGAATGCTGAGGTAGAGAGTCCCAAGTCTATCCAAACTGCGACAGCACAGATTTCCCAAATCATCGCCAACGTTGCATCAAGTCAGTATGGAGGCTGTTCAGCAGACCGGATTGATGAAGTCTTGGCTCCATATGCAGAGAAAAATTACCAAAAGCACCTCAAAGATGCAGAGGAATGGGTTCTGCCTGATAAGCGTGAGGAGTACGCCTGGAAGAAAACGCAAAAGGACATCTACGATGCCATGCAATCTCTAGAGTACGAGATTAACACCCTCTTTACCTCAAATGGTCAAACCCCTTTTACCTCTCTTGGTTTCGGTCTAGGAACCAATCGTTTTGAACGTGAAATTCAAAAGGCGATTTTAAACATTCGAATCAAGGGGCTTGGTTCAGAACACCGTACAGCTATCTTCCCAAAACTCATCTTCACCCTAAAAAGAGGACTTAACTTAGAAGAGGGATCGCCTAACTACGATATCAAGCAGTTGGCTCTTGAGTGTGCAACTAAGCGCATGTACCCGGATGTCTTGTCTTATGATAAGATTGTCGAGTTGACTGGTTCTTTCAAAGTTCCGATGGGATGCCGTTCATTCCTTCAAGGATGGAAGGATGAAAATGGAGTAGAAGTCAATTCGGGCCGTATGAATCTAGGGGTGGTGACGGTCAATCTTCCTCGTATTGCCCTCGAATCAGAAGGCGACCTGAACAAGTTCTGGGAAATCTTCAACGAGCGCATGAACATCGCGGAAGATGCCTTGGTTTATCGTGTGGAAAGAACCAAGGAAGCCACTCCAGCTAATGCACCAATTCTTTATCAATATGGAGCCTTCGGACGTCGTCTTGGAAAAGAAGAAAGTGTTGATCAACTCTTTAAGAATCGTCGTGCAACTATTTCTCTGGGCTATATTGGCTTGTACGAGGTAGCGACCGTCTTCTTTGGTAATGATTGGGAAACTAATCCAGAAGCCAAGGAATTTACACTGGATATTATTCGTGATATGAAGCGCCGAGTAGAAGAGTGGTCTGACCAATACGGTTATCACTTCTCTATCTATTCAACACCATCTGAAAGTTTAACGGACCGATTCTGTCGTTTGGATACAGAGAAATTCGGCTCTATTCCAGACATTACTGATAAAGAATACTACACAAATTCCTTTCATTATGATGTCCGCAAAAATCCAACACCTTTTGAAAAATTGGACTTTGAGAAAGTCTACCCAGAAGCAGGTGCATCAGGTGGCTTTATCCACTACTGCGAGTACCCAGTTCTCCAACAAAATCCAAAGGCTTTGGAAGCTGTTTGGGACTATGCTTATGATCGTGTAGGTTATCTCGGAACTAATACTCCGATTGACCGCTGTTACAAGTGTGATTTTGAAGGAGATTTTGAACCTACTGAGAGAGGATTTGCTTGTCCTAACTGTGGAAATAATGATCCTAAAACAGTAGACGTGGTTAAACGAACCTGTGGCTATCTTGGGAACCCACAAGCGCGTCCGATGGTTAATGGACGCCACAAGGAAATTGCTGCGCGTGTCAAACACATGAACGGTTCTACTATCAAAACAGCAGGACATGAAGTAAGAAATTAG
- a CDS encoding damage-inducible protein CinA — MNVYGRLEDEPTPTWMGSQDAPVENEEQLEVETRQPACLPFLNILFLSTIVVLVSVILPFFLGLISPEQSQDFYIGWAMHQSGDVYTDYFGTSGILYYFLQYVTQGSILFAVFNWLALVGAGFFLFPSAYNLTEQNKQSQQVLTVFYILASALSFGGGYATILALPFLFYALSLVTAYLAEPNQDRGFLRIGASLALAFFFAPLVTTLYAFVLFLAVTAFNVGRNKLTHGVYQFFAAGLGFSIFFYPIGYYTVYKGSFGNAISQILYPVDSLNFTSNPGLLDNILFYGLLAIALGALTMAFTGLFQSKPLKQSVLSIFAAIAVILVLVLEIFSTDQIHGSRMVELLPFLSLLLLAGIRTEKPEGANRRRRSREETSVWGAFLKGNAYLPILALTYLFLAPVLSRYLLHAEQFQERTSIEAKVKGETQATDRIYVWDDQTSSYKASERLAASQLLSPRLHTGLDANRTKLVNDLRDNQPKMIVVNTKTTLWTEVEQLLAENYQAVQSEFKDFKLYKLK, encoded by the coding sequence ATGAACGTATATGGCAGATTAGAAGACGAACCAACTCCAACTTGGATGGGAAGTCAGGATGCTCCAGTAGAAAATGAGGAGCAACTCGAGGTTGAAACTCGTCAGCCTGCCTGCTTACCATTTTTGAATATCCTCTTTTTGAGTACTATAGTGGTGCTTGTGTCCGTAATTTTACCCTTCTTCTTAGGGTTAATAAGTCCTGAGCAGTCCCAGGATTTTTATATTGGATGGGCTATGCATCAGAGCGGCGACGTCTACACAGATTATTTTGGAACGAGTGGTATCCTCTATTACTTTTTACAGTATGTAACCCAGGGAAGTATTTTGTTTGCCGTCTTTAATTGGTTAGCTTTAGTAGGTGCCGGATTCTTTCTTTTTCCTTCAGCTTACAATCTGACGGAACAAAATAAACAATCACAACAAGTATTGACAGTCTTTTATATCCTAGCTAGTGCTCTTAGCTTTGGTGGTGGCTATGCAACTATTCTTGCTCTCCCATTCTTGTTTTATGCTCTAAGTTTAGTGACGGCTTATTTGGCAGAACCAAACCAAGATAGGGGTTTCTTACGTATTGGAGCTAGCTTGGCTCTAGCATTTTTCTTTGCACCTTTGGTTACAACCTTGTATGCATTCGTCTTGTTTCTTGCAGTAACAGCTTTTAATGTCGGTCGCAATAAATTGACTCATGGGGTCTATCAATTTTTTGCTGCGGGCCTTGGTTTTTCAATTTTCTTTTATCCAATTGGCTACTACACGGTTTATAAAGGTAGTTTTGGAAATGCGATTAGTCAAATACTCTACCCAGTAGATAGTTTGAACTTTACGTCTAACCCGGGATTGCTAGACAACATCCTTTTCTATGGATTGTTAGCCATTGCTCTTGGAGCGTTGACGATGGCATTTACAGGCCTCTTCCAATCTAAACCATTGAAACAGTCTGTCTTATCAATCTTTGCTGCAATTGCTGTCATTTTGGTATTGGTTTTAGAAATTTTTTCTACAGACCAAATCCACGGCAGTCGTATGGTGGAGTTACTTCCTTTCTTGTCTCTTCTTTTACTGGCTGGGATTCGTACAGAGAAACCAGAAGGAGCCAATCGTCGTAGACGATCTAGAGAAGAAACTTCGGTATGGGGAGCTTTTCTAAAAGGGAATGCCTATCTGCCAATTTTAGCTCTTACTTATCTATTTTTAGCACCTGTACTATCACGATATTTGCTTCATGCGGAACAATTTCAAGAACGAACTAGTATTGAAGCTAAGGTCAAAGGGGAAACGCAAGCTACAGATCGTATCTATGTTTGGGATGATCAGACAAGTAGTTATAAGGCTAGCGAACGCTTGGCTGCTAGTCAGTTATTATCACCGAGATTGCATACAGGACTTGATGCAAATCGTACCAAGCTTGTAAATGATCTACGAGATAATCAACCAAAGATGATTGTAGTGAATACAAAAACAACCCTATGGACAGAAGTTGAGCAACTTTTAGCTGAAAATTATCAAGCGGTTCAAAGTGAATTCAAAGACTTTAAACTCTACAAATTAAAATAA
- the mnmG gene encoding tRNA uridine-5-carboxymethylaminomethyl(34) synthesis enzyme MnmG produces MTYNFTEEYDIIVIGAGHAGVEASLAASRMGCKVLLATINIEMLAFMPCNPSIGGSAKGIVVREVDALGGEMAKTIDKSYIQMKMLNTGKGPAVRALRAQADKELYSKEMRKTVENQENLTLRQTMIDEILVEDGKVVGVRTATHQEYAAKAVIVTTGTALRGEIIIGDLKYSSGPNHSLASINLADNLKELGLEIGRFKTGTPPRVKASSINYDVTEIQPGDETPNHFSYTSRDEDYVKDQVPCWLTYTNGTSHEIIQNNLHRAPMFTGVVKGVGPRYCPSIEDKIVRFADKERHQLFLEPEGRNTEEVYVQGLSTSLPEDVQRDLVHSIKGLENAEMMRTGYAIEYDMVLPHQLRATLETKKISGLFTAGQTNGTSGYEEAAGQGIIAGINAALKIQGKPELILKRSDGYIGVMIDDLVTKGTIEPYRLLTSRAEYRLILRHDNADMRLTEMGREIGLVDDERWARFEIKKNQFENEMKRLDSIKLKPVKETNAKVEEMGFKPLTDAVTAKEFLRRPEVSYQDVVAFIGPAAEELDDKIIELIETEIKYEGYISKAMDQVAKMKRMEEKRIPANIDWDDIDSIATEARQKFKLINPETIGQASRISGVNPADISILMVYLEGKNRSISKNLEKKAD; encoded by the coding sequence ATGACTTATAATTTTACGGAAGAATACGATATTATTGTAATCGGTGCGGGACATGCGGGGGTCGAAGCTTCCCTAGCAGCGAGCCGTATGGGTTGCAAGGTCTTGCTTGCGACTATCAACATTGAAATGCTGGCTTTTATGCCTTGTAACCCTTCTATCGGTGGTTCTGCCAAGGGGATTGTCGTGCGTGAGGTAGATGCCCTTGGTGGCGAAATGGCTAAGACCATTGACAAGAGTTATATCCAGATGAAGATGCTCAACACTGGGAAGGGACCAGCTGTCCGTGCCCTTCGTGCGCAGGCTGATAAGGAACTTTACTCTAAGGAAATGCGCAAGACAGTTGAAAATCAAGAAAACCTCACCCTTCGTCAAACCATGATTGATGAGATTTTGGTGGAAGATGGCAAGGTTGTCGGTGTTCGTACAGCTACCCATCAAGAGTATGCTGCCAAGGCTGTTATCGTGACCACAGGGACAGCCCTCCGTGGGGAAATCATCATCGGAGATCTCAAGTATTCATCAGGTCCAAACCACAGTCTGGCTTCTATTAACCTAGCTGATAATCTAAAGGAACTTGGACTTGAAATCGGTCGTTTCAAGACAGGAACGCCTCCCCGTGTCAAGGCTTCTTCTATCAACTATGATGTGACAGAGATTCAGCCAGGAGATGAAACGCCAAATCACTTCTCATACACCTCACGTGATGAAGATTATGTCAAAGACCAAGTACCGTGCTGGTTGACCTATACCAATGGTACCAGTCATGAAATTATCCAGAATAACCTCCACCGCGCGCCTATGTTTACAGGTGTGGTCAAGGGAGTGGGACCTCGCTACTGCCCATCGATTGAGGACAAGATTGTGCGTTTTGCGGACAAGGAACGCCACCAGCTTTTCCTTGAGCCAGAAGGACGAAACACAGAAGAAGTTTATGTCCAAGGACTTTCAACCAGTCTTCCTGAGGATGTCCAACGTGACTTGGTTCATTCCATCAAAGGTTTGGAAAATGCAGAGATGATGCGAACTGGTTATGCTATCGAGTACGACATGGTCTTGCCTCATCAATTGCGTGCAACGCTTGAAACCAAGAAAATCTCAGGACTTTTCACTGCTGGTCAGACAAATGGAACGTCTGGATATGAAGAAGCTGCTGGTCAAGGGATTATCGCGGGTATCAATGCGGCTCTGAAAATCCAAGGCAAGCCTGAGTTGATTTTGAAACGAAGTGACGGTTATATCGGAGTGATGATTGATGACTTGGTAACTAAGGGGACCATTGAACCTTACCGTCTCTTGACAAGTCGTGCTGAATACCGCCTCATCCTCCGTCATGACAATGCCGATATGCGTTTGACTGAGATGGGGCGCGAGATTGGGCTTGTTGATGATGAACGTTGGGCTCGTTTTGAAATCAAGAAAAATCAATTTGAAAATGAAATGAAGCGTTTAGACAGCATCAAACTCAAGCCAGTCAAGGAAACAAATGCTAAGGTTGAGGAGATGGGGTTCAAGCCATTGACAGATGCGGTGACAGCCAAGGAATTCCTTCGTCGCCCAGAAGTCTCTTACCAAGATGTGGTGGCTTTCATCGGACCTGCTGCTGAAGAGTTAGATGACAAGATTATCGAATTGATTGAAACAGAAATCAAGTACGAAGGCTATATCTCAAAAGCCATGGATCAGGTTGCCAAGATGAAACGCATGGAAGAAAAACGGATTCCAGCGAATATTGACTGGGATGATATTGACTCTATCGCGACTGAAGCTCGCCAGAAGTTCAAGCTCATCAATCCAGAAACCATCGGCCAAGCTAGCCGTATTTCAGGTGTAAACCCAGCAGATATTTCAATTCTTATGGTGTATTTAGAAGGTAAAAATCGAAGCATTTCTAAAAACTTAGAAAAGAAAGCTGACTAA
- a CDS encoding NUDIX hydrolase translates to MTQQDFRTKVENTVFGVRATALILQNGKLLVTKDKGKYYTIGGAIQVNESTEDAVVREVKEELGVKAQAGQLAFVVENRFEQDGVSYHNIEFHYLIDLLEDAPLTMQEDEKTQPCEWIDLDKLQNIQLVPAFLKTALPDWDEQLRHIHLEE, encoded by the coding sequence ATGACTCAACAAGACTTTCGGACAAAAGTGGAGAATACAGTTTTTGGCGTTCGGGCGACAGCCTTGATTCTCCAAAATGGCAAGCTCCTAGTTACCAAAGATAAGGGCAAGTATTACACTATCGGCGGTGCGATTCAAGTCAATGAAAGCACGGAAGACGCGGTAGTCCGTGAAGTGAAGGAAGAACTGGGTGTCAAAGCTCAAGCTGGGCAGCTAGCTTTTGTGGTTGAAAATCGTTTTGAACAGGACGGTGTTTCCTATCACAACATCGAGTTTCATTATCTGATTGATTTACTTGAGGATGCACCGTTGACCATGCAGGAAGATGAAAAAACGCAGCCTTGTGAGTGGATTGATTTGGATAAACTCCAGAATATCCAGCTAGTTCCAGCCTTCTTAAAAACAGCTCTACCAGATTGGGACGAGCAACTAAGACACATTCATCTTGAAGAATAG
- the mnmA gene encoding tRNA 2-thiouridine(34) synthase MnmA yields MSDNSKTRVVVGMSGGVDSSVTALLLKEQGYDVIGIFMKNWDDTDENGVCTATEDYKDVAAVADQLGIPYYSVNFEKEYWDRVFEYFLAEYRAGRTPNPDVMCNKEIKFKAFLDYAMTLGADYVATGHYARVARDEDGIVHMLRGVDNGKDQTYFLSQLSQEQLQKTMFPLGHLEKPEVRKLAEEAGLATAKKKDSTGICFIGEKNFKEFLSNYLPAQPGRMMTVDGRDMGEHAGLMYYTIGQRGGLGIGGQHGGDNAPWFVVGKDLSQNILYVGQGFYHDSLMSTSLEASQVHFTRDMPEEFTLECTAKFRYRQPDSKVTVHVKGDKAEVIFAEPQRAITPGQAVVFYDGEECLGGGLIDNAYRDGKVCQYI; encoded by the coding sequence ATGAGTGATAACTCTAAAACACGTGTTGTCGTGGGGATGAGTGGTGGTGTTGATTCGTCGGTGACGGCTCTCTTACTCAAAGAACAGGGCTACGATGTGATCGGTATCTTCATGAAGAACTGGGACGACACAGATGAAAACGGCGTCTGTACGGCGACCGAAGATTACAAGGATGTGGCTGCAGTGGCAGACCAACTTGGCATTCCTTACTACTCTGTCAATTTTGAAAAAGAGTACTGGGACCGCGTTTTTGAGTATTTCCTAGCGGAATACCGTGCAGGACGCACGCCCAATCCAGACGTTATGTGCAACAAGGAAATCAAGTTTAAGGCCTTTTTGGACTATGCCATGACCTTGGGAGCAGACTATGTGGCAACTGGGCACTATGCCCGAGTGGCGCGTGATGAGGATGGCATCGTTCACATGCTTCGTGGCGTGGACAATGGCAAGGATCAGACCTATTTCCTCAGTCAACTTTCGCAAGAACAACTCCAAAAGACTATGTTCCCACTGGGACATTTGGAAAAGCCTGAAGTTCGCAAACTAGCAGAAGAAGCGGGACTTGCGACTGCTAAGAAGAAAGATTCAACAGGTATTTGCTTTATCGGAGAAAAGAACTTTAAAGAATTTCTCAGCAACTACTTACCAGCTCAGCCTGGTCGAATGATGACTGTGGATGGTCGCGATATGGGTGAGCATGCTGGTCTGATGTACTATACGATCGGTCAGCGTGGCGGACTCGGTATCGGTGGGCAACACGGCGGTGACAATGCCCCTTGGTTTGTTGTCGGAAAAGATTTGAGCCAGAATATTCTCTATGTAGGCCAAGGATTCTACCATGACTCGCTTATGTCAACTAGCTTAGAAGCTAGTCAGGTTCACTTTACTCGTGATATGCCAGAGGAATTTACGCTCGAATGCACGGCTAAATTCCGCTACCGTCAGCCTGACTCTAAAGTGACTGTTCATGTCAAAGGAGACAAGGCAGAGGTCATTTTCGCTGAACCGCAACGCGCCATTACACCAGGACAGGCAGTTGTCTTCTACGACGGTGAAGAGTGTCTCGGTGGTGGTTTGATTGACAATGCCTACCGCGATGGTAAGGTTTGTCAGTACATATAG
- a CDS encoding LysM peptidoglycan-binding domain-containing protein gives MKLNIKTKLAGFAVVLAFLAPSLTFAQETKTYTVKPGDTLSEIAETYNTTVEKLAKLNNIKNVDLIFVDQVLVIDGAAPVAETTTTEAPVAEVEETPAVAETVVEETTYEETYEAPAQAPAATESYSAPAATVSGSEAEAKEWIAQKESGGSYTATNGRYIGRYQLTDSYLNGDYSAENQERVADAYVAGRYGSWTAAKNFWLNNGWY, from the coding sequence ATGAAATTAAACATTAAGACTAAACTTGCAGGATTTGCAGTTGTACTTGCTTTCCTTGCACCATCACTTACTTTTGCACAAGAAACAAAAACTTATACAGTTAAACCTGGAGATACTCTTTCAGAAATTGCTGAGACTTACAACACAACAGTTGAAAAATTAGCTAAATTGAACAACATTAAAAATGTTGACCTTATCTTTGTTGACCAAGTATTGGTTATCGATGGGGCAGCTCCAGTTGCTGAAACTACAACAACAGAAGCTCCTGTAGCAGAAGTTGAAGAAACTCCAGCAGTTGCTGAAACTGTTGTAGAAGAAACTACATACGAAGAAACTTACGAAGCTCCAGCTCAAGCACCTGCAGCAACAGAAAGCTACTCAGCTCCAGCTGCAACTGTAAGCGGATCTGAAGCAGAAGCGAAAGAATGGATCGCTCAAAAAGAATCAGGAGGTAGCTACACAGCGACAAACGGACGTTACATCGGACGTTACCAATTGACAGATTCTTACTTGAATGGCGACTACTCAGCTGAAAACCAAGAACGTGTAGCAGACGCTTATGTTGCTGGACGTTACGGTTCATGGACAGCTGCTAAGAACTTCTGGCTTAACAACGGTTGGTATTAA
- the sdaAB gene encoding L-serine ammonia-lyase, iron-sulfur-dependent subunit beta gives MQSLRFQSVFDIIGPVMIGPSSSHTAGAVRIGKIVSSIFDDTPTEVEFQLFNSFAKTYRGHGTDLALVAGILGMDTDDPEIPNSLEIAHKRGIKIVWTIQKDSNAPHPNTTKITVKNDRKTISVTGISIGGGNIQVTELNGFAVSLNMNTPTIIIVHQDVPGMIAHVTEALSRFGINIAQMNVTREKAGEKAIMIIEVDSRNCEESIEEIRKIPHLHNVNFFQ, from the coding sequence ATGCAATCACTTCGTTTTCAATCTGTCTTTGATATTATCGGGCCTGTGATGATTGGGCCATCTAGTAGTCACACGGCAGGAGCTGTCCGTATCGGTAAAATTGTTTCATCTATCTTTGATGATACTCCAACCGAGGTCGAATTTCAGCTTTTTAACTCTTTTGCAAAAACCTATCGTGGACACGGAACAGACCTTGCTCTTGTCGCTGGTATTTTGGGAATGGATACGGATGATCCTGAAATTCCAAATAGTTTAGAAATTGCCCACAAGCGTGGCATTAAAATCGTGTGGACCATCCAAAAGGACAGTAATGCTCCCCACCCAAATACTACGAAAATCACTGTTAAGAACGATCGTAAGACTATCAGCGTAACAGGAATTTCAATCGGCGGTGGAAATATCCAGGTGACAGAATTAAATGGTTTTGCCGTATCTCTCAACATGAACACCCCTACCATCATCATCGTTCATCAAGATGTTCCTGGTATGATTGCTCATGTGACTGAAGCTCTTTCTCGCTTTGGTATCAACATCGCTCAAATGAATGTAACTCGAGAAAAAGCTGGAGAAAAAGCCATCATGATTATTGAAGTTGATAGTCGCAACTGTGAAGAATCTATCGAAGAAATTCGGAAAATTCCTCATTTGCACAATGTCAATTTCTTTCAATAG
- the sdaAA gene encoding L-serine ammonia-lyase, iron-sulfur-dependent, subunit alpha, producing the protein MFYSIKELVEQAELDFQGNVAELMIRTEFELTGREREEVLLLMERNLEVMKASVELGLNENKSRSGLTGGDAAKLDHYIKKGKTLSDFTVLSAARNAIAVNEHNAKMGLVCATPTAGSAGCLPAVLTSAIQKLNLTHEQQLDFLFAAGAFGLVIANNASISGAEGGCQAEVGSASAMSAAALTLAAGGSPYQASQAIAFVIKNMLGLICDPVAGLVEVPCVKRNAMGASFAFIAADMALAGIESKIPVDEVIDAMYQVGSSLPTAFRETAEGGLAATPTGRRLQKEIFGD; encoded by the coding sequence ATGTTTTACTCTATCAAAGAATTAGTTGAACAGGCTGAACTTGATTTCCAAGGAAATGTTGCCGAACTCATGATTAGGACTGAGTTTGAACTAACTGGTCGTGAGCGTGAAGAAGTTCTTCTCCTCATGGAGCGCAATCTTGAAGTCATGAAAGCTTCTGTTGAACTCGGACTCAATGAGAATAAATCTCGTAGCGGTCTGACAGGTGGTGATGCTGCCAAGCTAGACCACTACATCAAAAAAGGAAAGACCTTATCAGACTTCACTGTCTTGTCTGCTGCCCGTAACGCTATTGCCGTTAATGAGCACAATGCCAAGATGGGCCTTGTTTGTGCAACACCGACCGCAGGTAGTGCAGGTTGTCTTCCCGCAGTTCTCACATCTGCTATTCAAAAACTAAATCTAACTCATGAACAACAACTAGATTTCCTCTTCGCTGCTGGTGCTTTTGGGCTCGTCATTGCTAACAACGCCTCTATCTCGGGGGCCGAAGGAGGTTGTCAAGCAGAGGTGGGTTCAGCTTCAGCCATGAGTGCTGCCGCCCTAACCCTGGCTGCAGGTGGAAGTCCTTACCAAGCTAGCCAGGCTATCGCCTTCGTTATCAAAAATATGCTCGGTCTTATCTGCGATCCAGTTGCAGGTTTGGTTGAAGTTCCATGTGTTAAGCGTAATGCCATGGGAGCAAGCTTCGCCTTCATCGCAGCTGATATGGCTTTAGCTGGTATCGAATCAAAAATCCCAGTTGACGAAGTTATTGATGCCATGTACCAAGTAGGCTCTAGTCTCCCAACTGCCTTTCGTGAAACTGCCGAAGGTGGTCTCGCAGCCACACCGACAGGTCGTCGTCTTCAAAAAGAAATCTTCGGCGACTAA
- a CDS encoding HAD hydrolase-like protein, with translation MSSLSAIFFDLDGTLVDSSIGIHKGFTYTFEQLGVPSPDAKTIRGFMGPPLETSFASCLSPDQVELAIQLYRSYYKEKGVYEAQLFPQIKELLAELAQQYPLYITTTKNTPTAVHMIANFEIEHFFAGIYGSSPQAVHKADVIRQALATHNLDPEKVVLIGDTKFDMIGAQETGIKKLAVTWGFGDEKDLMTYQPDWVAHQPADILRQL, from the coding sequence ATGTCATCCTTATCAGCCATCTTTTTCGACTTAGATGGAACCCTTGTGGACAGCTCTATCGGTATTCACAAGGGCTTCACCTATACTTTTGAACAACTTGGAGTCCCTAGTCCAGACGCAAAAACCATCCGTGGTTTTATGGGCCCTCCACTGGAGACTAGTTTTGCTAGTTGTCTCTCGCCTGATCAGGTTGAGCTAGCTATCCAGCTTTATCGCTCCTATTATAAGGAAAAAGGAGTTTACGAAGCCCAGCTATTTCCACAAATCAAGGAACTACTCGCTGAACTAGCTCAACAATATCCTCTCTATATCACGACAACAAAAAATACCCCTACAGCAGTACATATGATAGCTAATTTTGAAATCGAGCATTTCTTTGCCGGCATCTATGGTTCAAGTCCTCAAGCAGTGCACAAGGCAGACGTCATTCGCCAAGCTTTGGCAACTCATAACTTGGACCCAGAAAAAGTGGTCCTTATCGGAGATACTAAATTTGATATGATTGGCGCCCAAGAAACTGGCATTAAAAAACTAGCTGTTACTTGGGGATTTGGTGACGAGAAGGACCTCATGACCTATCAACCTGACTGGGTTGCACATCAACCAGCAGACATTTTACGTCAACTATAA